In the genome of Gemmobacter fulvus, the window TGGACACGCTGGCGGGCGCGCAGATGAGCCTCGCCTATGTGCTGGCCGCGCGCTGTGTGTTCGGGGCGGCGGGGCTGGCGCAATATGCCGCCCCCGTCCGCCGCGATCCGCGTCTGGCCGCGGTGATGGCCAAGGTGCGGTTTCAGGTTGATCCCGCGCTGGCGCAGATGGACGAGCCGGTGCTGACGCTGACCTTCGCCGATTGCCAGCAGATCACCACCGTGGTGCCGCGCGCTACCGGCGCCCCCGAGCGCCCGATGACCGAGGCGGCGGTGCTGGCCAAATTCACCAGCCTTGCGGGCATGGCCCTGCCAGAGCCGCAGGTGGCAGAATTGCTTGCTTGTGTGAACCGCCTCGAGACGCTTGACAGCTGTGACAGCCTTGTCGCTCTGCTCACCCATGACGGGCCACAGCGCCCGGTATTCGACTGAGCCCCGGAGGGCACCCCCATGACCCATGACCTGACCCCAAGGCCGCTGAACCCCGCCCCGCCCGCGCCCGATTTTGCCTGGCCCGGTGGCAAGAAAAGCGCTGTGTTCATCGGCTTTGACGTGGATGCCGAAACCGCCTGGATCGGCAATACCCCGGCCAATGTGAACCGCATGGTCACAACCTCGCATGGCGGTTACGACGCCCGTGTCGGCATTGCGAAGATCCTTGATCTGATGGCGGATCTGTCGCTGAAGGGCACCTTCTTCATTCCGGGCTGGACCGCCGAGGCGCATCCGGCCGCCTGTGAGGCCATCGTCGCGGCAGGGCACGAGATCGGCCATCACGGCTATCTGCACAAGCTGCCCGACCGCGACCGTCTGGACGAGGCCTATGACGAGATCGACCGCGGGCTGGCGGCGCTGAAGGCGCGGCTGGGCGTGGTGCCGGTGGGCTATCGCGCGCCCTCGGGTGAGAATTTCCCCGAACTGCTGGCGCATCTGACGGCGCGCGGGCTGCGGTATTCCAGCTCGTTCCGCGATGACATCCGGCCCTATCGTCATCTGCTTGCCGATGGCCGCCCCGGCCCGGTGGAAATTCCGGTGAACTATGCCTTTGATGACTGGAACTTCGGTATGACCGCCCGCACCAGCCCGCGCAGCATCTTCGGACGCGACATGATCCTGCCGCTGTGGCGCGATGAGTTTGCGGCAACCCATGACTGGGGCGGCGTCACCACCATGGTGCTGCATCCGCAGGTGTCGGGCCGCCCGATGCGCTGGCATATCCTGCGCGATTTCCTGACCGAAGTCGCCGCGCGCGAGGATGTCTGGATCGCCACCGGGGCCGAGATCACCGCGCATTACGAGGCCTGCGAGGCGGCACGGTAACGGGAGGCGCGCGGGG includes:
- a CDS encoding polysaccharide deacetylase family protein, giving the protein MTHDLTPRPLNPAPPAPDFAWPGGKKSAVFIGFDVDAETAWIGNTPANVNRMVTTSHGGYDARVGIAKILDLMADLSLKGTFFIPGWTAEAHPAACEAIVAAGHEIGHHGYLHKLPDRDRLDEAYDEIDRGLAALKARLGVVPVGYRAPSGENFPELLAHLTARGLRYSSSFRDDIRPYRHLLADGRPGPVEIPVNYAFDDWNFGMTARTSPRSIFGRDMILPLWRDEFAATHDWGGVTTMVLHPQVSGRPMRWHILRDFLTEVAAREDVWIATGAEITAHYEACEAAR